Genomic segment of Shewanella sp. OMA3-2:
TGTAACAAACTCAAGATTAGCTATTTTGACAAACGGTACAGAATATCAATTTTTTACCGATTTAGATGCGCCAAATAAAATGGATGAAAAACCATTTTTAACGTTAGATTTATTAAATATTGATGAGCATTTAATTCCAGAACTAAAAAAACTCACTAAAACATCATTTGATGTCGATTCCATAGTGAGCGCTGCTGGAGAGCTAAAATATTTAAATCAAATAAAAAAATTATTAGGTGAGCAGTTTAAAGACCCAGAAGAGGAATTTATTAAATTCTTTGCAGCAAGGAGTTATGAAGGTGTACTTACGCCAAAAGTAAAACAGCAATTTACTGAGATAACTAAAAAAGCATTAAGGCAATTCTTAAGTGACAGTATCAATGAAAGGTTAAAATCAGCAATTGGTAGTGAACAAGTTTCGAAAGCAGAAGTTGACGAAAAATCTCTTGTTGATGATGAAAAACCTAAAGTCATTACGACTAATGATGAAGTTGAAGGCTTTAATATTGTAAAAGCTATTTTGAGACAAAAAGTAGATGCTAATAGGATTATTGCCAGAGATACCCAAAGTTATTTTGGTGTATTACTGGATGATAACAACCGTAAACCACTATGCCGTTTGCATTTCAACGCAAAACAAAAATATATTGGATTATTTGATTTAGATAAAAATGAAACAAGGCATCCAATAGAAACGTTAGATCAAATTTTTGATTTCAATGATGCCCTTTTACAAACAATCTCATGTTATGAATAACAGCCCCACAAGCTAGTACAAATAAAAATACTGTCATCCTCGAGTGTTTTTATCGGGGATCCAGTTTTGTATTTGAGTAGGTATAAAAAAGAAATAAAGTGGCTTTTTTATCTAAATTTAGTCGAGTCAGGGTAAGTTTTTATAGAAAAACCTTCTAAGCCAATTCTGTCCACTAATGTGTTAGTTCACTTTGACTCTACTATGACATAACTATCGAGATATAAAATTGAATCTTCATTTGTATCGATATCAAGCTAAG
This window contains:
- a CDS encoding type I restriction endonuclease, with amino-acid sequence MDFIERIDALSKRIPQISASLQTEEATKNALIMPFLHTVLGYDVFNPNEVIPEFTADVATKKGEKVDYALVKDGEVQILIECKKYGEKLSVKHAGQLFRYFSVTNSRLAILTNGTEYQFFTDLDAPNKMDEKPFLTLDLLNIDEHLIPELKKLTKTSFDVDSIVSAAGELKYLNQIKKLLGEQFKDPEEEFIKFFAARSYEGVLTPKVKQQFTEITKKALRQFLSDSINERLKSAIGSEQVSKAEVDEKSLVDDEKPKVITTNDEVEGFNIVKAILRQKVDANRIIARDTQSYFGVLLDDNNRKPLCRLHFNAKQKYIGLFDLDKNETRHPIETLDQIFDFNDALLQTISCYE